Genomic window (Zingiber officinale cultivar Zhangliang chromosome 2B, Zo_v1.1, whole genome shotgun sequence):
GCCTCCGAGTTTGTTTCCGCCGCCTCTGAGCTCCATCTCCCGCCGCGACGGGCCGTGCCTCCACATGGTGAGAACCCGCCGCGACGGCCGACTCGTGGTCGAGGCCGTGCCCGTGCCGTCGAGGAATTATCTCCACGCCAGCCGCGAGAGCGGCCGCTTGCTTCTCTCCATCGCCGGCGTCACTGCGAACTACCGCGACcaaaatgaagaaaagaaagcGGCGGAGAAGGTGGAAGAAACAGAGGAGTCCCCGTCCACGCGCCGCCGACGGACAGAGCTCGCTGCCGTGAACTACCAATGCTCCTCCGTCAAAAGGAGGTCGCCTCCGAGGTTGTTTCCGCCGCCTCTGAGCTTCATCTCCCGCCGCGACGGGCCGTGCCTCCACATGGCGAGCCACCGCCGCGACAGCCGACTCGTGGTCGAGGTCGTGCCCGTGCCGTCGAGGAATTATCTCCACGCCAGCCGCGAGAGCGGCCGCTTGCTTCTCTCCATCGCCGGCGTCACTGCGAACTACCGCGACcaaaatgaagaaaagaaagcGGCGGAGGTTGCTAATTCCGACCAAGAAGCGGAAGCCGAGGAGGCTGAAGAAGCGGAGTTGGTTGAAGAGGAGgacgaggaggaggaagaggaagtcgAAGTGGTCGACCAGGGaaccatggtggaggtcaaagtgaGCACACAGCAGCAGCAACACTGCACCGGCGCCTCTGCCGCCGCCAAGAAGATCCTCCGCTTATCGCTCTTCATCAACAAGTTCGTGGGAGGAACACTGGAAAACAAAACCAACACCTATCCCATCCAACCGGAAAGCCGGCCTCTCCGACTGACGACAACTGCCGCCGCGGCCGCGGCGGTAGCCACCTCCAGCGAGCCAGAAAGCACGGCGGGGCCGGCGCCTGGGCACGCGCCGCAGGAAAGATCGCTGCTTTTCACGTCCAAGCGGCGGAACCGAGAGGCGATGCTGAGCAGCATGCGTCGGTGCAGACAGCTCCGGCGGCCGCTCTTCTTCTGGGAGCCCTGTTTCATTGCCACCACATCTTGAGGTCCGCCATACTgcttcaaaattatatatattatatatatttaagtttgataattatataattattaatatcATTGAAATGGTATTTGGCGATTAAACAAGTAATTAGGGTTGATTAATTAAGAGTAGCATGATGTAATTTGAAGGCCCGTGTGTGTTTTAAGGAATGACATGTATTTTGAGATGGATGGTTTGACTGTGAATTTTCATAACCCTTTGCTTAAAGCTTCATTATGGTGATTGATTTGGGGACTATCGGAAGTCTCTATGTTGTGAAAGGGTCTAGTTCTATtgaaatggatgtcaaaatccaaatgga
Coding sequences:
- the LOC122049616 gene encoding uncharacterized protein LOC122049616 codes for the protein MAVAVMQTPFHLSWKFLQPAVRERIGDGENGRRPGQVDVWSGIHQPVAAPYVHPLVRRSSSSMSSESLQICTESLGSENGSDDFSDGGYGRVEVEGEEERKDIEFAEEKVEETEESPSTRRRRTELAAVNYQCSSVKRRSPPSLFPPPLSSISRRDGPCLHMVRTRRDGRLVVEAVPVPSRNYLHASRESGRLLLSIAGVTANYRDQNEEKKAAEKVEETEESPSTRRRRTELAAVNYQCSSVKRRSPPRLFPPPLSFISRRDGPCLHMASHRRDSRLVVEVVPVPSRNYLHASRESGRLLLSIAGVTANYRDQNEEKKAAEVANSDQEAEAEEAEEAELVEEEDEEEEEEVEVVDQGTMVEVKVSTQQQQHCTGASAAAKKILRLSLFINKFVGGTLENKTNTYPIQPESRPLRLTTTAAAAAAVATSSEPESTAGPAPGHAPQERSLLFTSKRRNREAMLSSMRRCRQLRRPLFFWEPCFIATTS